The Parvibaculaceae bacterium PLY_AMNH_Bact1 genome window below encodes:
- the dxs gene encoding 1-deoxy-D-xylulose-5-phosphate synthase (Derived by automated computational analysis using gene prediction method: Protein Homology. GO_component: GO:0005737 - cytoplasm [Evidence IEA]; GO_function: GO:0008661 - 1-deoxy-D-xylulose-5-phosphate synthase activity [Evidence IEA]; GO_process: GO:0008615 - pyridoxine biosynthetic process [Evidence IEA]; GO_process: GO:0009228 - thiamine biosynthetic process [Evidence IEA]; GO_process: GO:0009240 - isopentenyl diphosphate biosynthetic process [Evidence IEA]): MTTTSKTPLLDRIKIPADLRAHDDDDLPQITDELRQELIEAVSITGGHLGAGLGVVELTVALHYVFNTPDDRIIWDVGHQAYPHKILTGRRDRIRTLRQSGGLSGFTKRAESDYDPFGTAHSSTSISAGLGMAVGRDLQDKKNNVISVIGDGAMSAGMAYEAMNNAGSMDSRLIVILNDNDMSIAPPVGAMSAYLARLISGGTYRGFRHFAKHIAEMFPKSLEEKARRAEEYARGMATGGTLFEEMGFYYVGPIDGHNLDHLLPVLRNVRDADEGPILVHVVTQKGKGYAPAEESADKYHGVSKFDVVTGAQSKPPANAPSYTSVFAKSLMKHAEKDDKIVAVTAAMPDGTGLGQFAKTFPDRTFDVGIAEQHAVTFAAGMATEGLKPYAAIYSTFLQRAYDQVVHDVAIQKLPVRFAIDRAGLVGADGPTHAGSFDITYLTCLPDFVVMAAADEAELMHMVATSVEIDDRPSAFRYPRGEGIGIELPEIGTPLEIGKGRVMREGTTVALVSLGCRLQETMKAADELAAQGISTTVVDARFAKPMDEELLARLAREHEVLVTVEEGSVGGFGAHVLEFLSTSGLMDRGLKVRTLTLPDIFQDHDKPDAMYIAAGLTAPNIAATALTALGHERALVSLAAERANALPGKS, encoded by the coding sequence GTGACCACCACGAGTAAGACGCCGTTGCTGGACCGGATCAAAATTCCGGCCGATCTACGCGCGCATGACGATGACGACCTGCCTCAGATTACAGATGAGCTGCGTCAGGAACTGATTGAAGCGGTTTCCATAACCGGCGGTCACTTGGGTGCCGGGCTGGGTGTGGTCGAGCTCACGGTCGCACTGCATTACGTCTTTAACACGCCCGATGATCGCATCATCTGGGACGTCGGCCATCAGGCCTACCCGCACAAGATCCTGACCGGGCGTCGGGACCGTATTCGCACGCTTCGCCAGAGTGGAGGCCTGTCCGGCTTCACGAAACGAGCAGAGAGCGACTATGACCCGTTTGGGACAGCCCATTCATCAACGTCGATCTCTGCTGGCCTCGGCATGGCAGTCGGGCGCGATCTGCAGGACAAAAAGAACAACGTCATTTCTGTTATTGGAGACGGCGCCATGAGTGCTGGCATGGCCTATGAGGCCATGAACAATGCAGGTTCTATGGATAGCCGCCTGATTGTCATCCTGAACGACAATGACATGTCCATTGCACCGCCTGTAGGTGCGATGAGTGCTTATCTGGCGCGGCTGATCTCTGGTGGCACCTATCGCGGGTTCCGGCATTTCGCGAAACACATAGCGGAAATGTTTCCGAAGTCTCTTGAAGAAAAGGCGCGGCGCGCCGAAGAATATGCCCGCGGCATGGCAACCGGCGGAACGCTCTTCGAAGAAATGGGTTTCTACTATGTGGGGCCGATTGACGGTCACAATCTAGATCATCTTCTACCGGTCTTGCGCAATGTGCGCGACGCGGATGAAGGACCGATCCTCGTTCATGTTGTAACGCAAAAGGGCAAGGGGTATGCGCCTGCGGAAGAATCCGCGGACAAGTATCACGGTGTCAGCAAGTTCGATGTGGTTACTGGGGCCCAATCCAAACCGCCTGCAAACGCGCCGAGCTATACGAGCGTCTTTGCAAAATCGCTGATGAAGCATGCGGAGAAGGATGACAAGATTGTTGCTGTGACGGCTGCAATGCCTGATGGCACGGGGCTTGGTCAATTTGCAAAAACTTTTCCTGACCGCACCTTTGATGTTGGCATTGCTGAGCAGCATGCGGTGACTTTCGCGGCGGGCATGGCAACAGAGGGTTTAAAACCTTATGCGGCCATCTACTCTACCTTCCTGCAGCGCGCTTATGACCAGGTCGTCCATGACGTGGCGATCCAGAAGCTGCCGGTCAGGTTTGCGATCGACCGGGCAGGCCTTGTGGGTGCCGATGGCCCAACCCATGCGGGCTCCTTCGATATTACCTACCTCACCTGCCTGCCGGATTTCGTCGTGATGGCGGCGGCGGACGAAGCAGAACTCATGCATATGGTGGCAACCTCCGTTGAGATTGACGACCGCCCAAGCGCATTCCGTTATCCAAGAGGAGAGGGCATAGGCATCGAGCTTCCTGAAATCGGGACGCCACTTGAAATCGGCAAAGGCCGTGTCATGCGGGAGGGCACTACAGTAGCGCTTGTCTCGCTCGGCTGCCGTCTTCAGGAGACGATGAAGGCCGCTGATGAGCTTGCAGCGCAGGGTATCTCAACAACGGTCGTTGATGCGCGATTTGCCAAGCCTATGGATGAAGAACTGCTTGCCCGTCTTGCCCGCGAGCACGAAGTGCTGGTCACCGTGGAAGAAGGCTCTGTCGGCGGATTTGGGGCGCACGTGCTCGAGTTTCTCAGCACCAGTGGTCTGATGGATCGTGGTCTTAAAGTGCGCACGCTGACCCTGCCTGACATCTTCCAGGATCACGACAAACCTGATGCTATGTATATCGCTGCGGGTCTCACGGCGCCGAACATCGCAGCGACAGCACTGACCGCCCTCGGTCACGAGCGCGCGCTGGTCTCTTTGGCGGCAGAACGCGCAAACGCTCTTCCTGGAAAGTCCTGA
- a CDS encoding MBL fold metallo-hydrolase (Derived by automated computational analysis using gene prediction method: Protein Homology.): protein MSDVSLGEVDEKGLSYPIEGIPEAGDIREVAPGIYWVRMTLPFALDHINLWLIDDDDGWVIVDTGVNDDATKASWRNIFNEKLGGRPVKRVIVTHLHPDHVGLAGWITREFDVTLEMSRTDYLMCRTLVADTGKEAPQDALDFYRAAGFSERGVEGYAKRFGGFGERVSRMPDVFKRLKEGDKLSMGGREWRVIVGSGHAPEHVCLFCDELNILISGDQVLPRISSNVSLHPTEAHADPLQEWIDSCKKLKAALPADALVLPAHNEPFYGLHTRLDALVEGHEDGLAKLLEMLAEPKRAIDVFPALFKRKIGPDVFFMATGESLAHLSCLVARGDATVSRDDKGVDWYVRASA from the coding sequence ATGAGTGATGTGTCGCTGGGCGAAGTTGATGAAAAGGGTCTGAGCTACCCGATCGAAGGTATTCCGGAGGCTGGCGACATTCGCGAGGTGGCACCCGGCATCTATTGGGTGCGCATGACGCTCCCCTTCGCGCTTGATCACATCAATCTCTGGCTCATCGACGATGACGATGGCTGGGTGATTGTCGACACGGGCGTGAACGACGATGCCACCAAAGCTTCCTGGCGCAATATTTTCAACGAGAAGCTCGGCGGTAGGCCCGTCAAGCGAGTGATCGTGACCCATCTGCATCCCGATCATGTGGGGCTTGCTGGATGGATAACACGTGAGTTCGACGTCACCCTTGAAATGTCCCGCACAGACTACCTGATGTGTCGCACGCTGGTGGCGGACACAGGTAAAGAAGCACCCCAGGACGCATTGGATTTTTATCGGGCCGCTGGTTTCTCCGAGAGGGGCGTGGAGGGTTATGCCAAGCGCTTCGGTGGATTTGGCGAGCGTGTGTCGCGCATGCCCGACGTTTTCAAACGCTTGAAGGAGGGTGACAAGCTCTCGATGGGCGGGCGTGAATGGCGTGTGATTGTGGGCTCTGGCCACGCACCCGAACATGTTTGTCTGTTCTGCGATGAGCTCAACATTCTGATCTCAGGCGATCAGGTGCTGCCACGCATTTCGTCTAATGTCAGTCTACACCCGACCGAAGCTCACGCCGACCCGCTGCAGGAATGGATCGATAGTTGCAAGAAATTGAAAGCGGCGCTGCCTGCAGACGCGTTGGTGCTACCTGCACATAATGAGCCTTTCTATGGTCTCCATACGCGCCTTGATGCGCTTGTCGAAGGGCACGAAGACGGACTTGCGAAACTTCTGGAGATGCTGGCGGAGCCAAAGCGGGCAATCGATGTGTTTCCCGCGCTCTTTAAGCGCAAGATCGGCCCGGATGTGTTCTTCATGGCAACCGGAGAAAGTCTTGCGCATCTGTCCTGTCTTGTAGCGCGCGGTGATGCAACGGTTAGCCGAGACGATAAGGGTGTCGACTGGTACGTGCGCGCATCGGCTTAA
- a CDS encoding polyprenyl synthetase family protein (Derived by automated computational analysis using gene prediction method: Protein Homology.), which translates to MANPSATQAMEDTAADVELLLDRLLPVAEGPEGRVAEAMRYATLGGGKRFRPYLACEAAKLFTVSEDRALRTAAAIECVHTYSLVHDDLPCMDDDDLRRGRPATHKAFDEATAVLAGDALLTFAFEILGDADTHDDYRVRCDLVLGLAKAVGTHGMVGGQMIDMESEGTILDIGALTRLQQLKTGALIAFACESGAILGKASKDAHHALHAYAHDLGLAYQIIDDLLDEEGDSATLGKTAGKDRAKGKATFATILGPERAREQARMLADQAIQHLDLFDEKADSLRSATSFVINRSA; encoded by the coding sequence ATGGCCAACCCAAGCGCCACCCAAGCAATGGAAGACACAGCTGCCGACGTTGAACTCCTGCTGGACCGTCTGCTCCCGGTCGCTGAGGGCCCGGAGGGCCGTGTCGCGGAAGCCATGCGCTACGCCACCCTCGGCGGCGGAAAACGCTTCCGTCCTTACCTAGCTTGCGAAGCGGCGAAGCTTTTTACCGTGAGTGAAGACAGGGCGCTCCGCACCGCCGCAGCTATTGAATGCGTCCATACTTATTCGCTCGTACATGATGATCTTCCTTGTATGGATGACGACGACCTCAGAAGAGGACGGCCAGCGACCCACAAAGCATTCGATGAGGCGACCGCCGTTTTGGCAGGCGACGCGCTTTTGACCTTTGCCTTTGAGATTTTGGGCGACGCGGACACCCATGACGATTACCGCGTGCGCTGCGATCTGGTTCTTGGGCTCGCCAAAGCTGTGGGGACCCACGGCATGGTTGGTGGCCAGATGATCGATATGGAAAGTGAAGGCACCATTTTAGATATCGGAGCCCTCACACGGCTGCAACAGCTCAAAACGGGGGCTTTGATCGCGTTTGCGTGCGAATCTGGCGCAATATTGGGCAAAGCGTCTAAAGATGCACACCATGCTCTGCATGCCTATGCCCATGATTTGGGCCTTGCCTACCAGATCATCGACGATTTGCTCGATGAAGAGGGCGACAGCGCGACCCTTGGTAAGACAGCCGGGAAAGACCGCGCGAAGGGTAAGGCCACCTTTGCCACAATTCTGGGACCAGAGAGGGCGCGCGAACAGGCCCGAATGCTCGCAGATCAGGCCATTCAACATCTTGATTTGTTTGATGAAAAGGCAGATTCTTTGCGCAGCGCAACAAGCTTCGTTATAAACCGCAGCGCGTGA
- a CDS encoding histone deacetylase family protein (Derived by automated computational analysis using gene prediction method: Protein Homology.), producing MTTLLLSHGACLDHQTPVGHPESPARLRAVLDALSDPNFDELEREAAPRASIEDIARVHPRGFVDDLLASVPSKGVAHIDADTAMSPGSGEAALRAAGAVCRAVDAVVSGDAQNAFCAVRPPGHHAEPETSMGFCLFNNVAVGALYAREKFGLEKAAVIDFDVHHGNGTQAMFEADENLFYASTHQSPLYPGTGGASETGVGNIVNVPLEQGADRVVFRASYEKVILPALRAFDPDILFISAGFDGHADDPLAGLNLSEPDYVWVTKELMDVAQNACEGRIVSTLEGGYDLGALARSTSAHVATLMGRDV from the coding sequence ATGACGACGCTCCTTCTCAGCCACGGCGCGTGCCTGGATCACCAGACACCTGTTGGACATCCAGAAAGTCCGGCCCGGTTGCGCGCTGTGTTGGATGCGCTGAGCGATCCGAATTTCGATGAGCTGGAGAGAGAAGCGGCCCCAAGGGCGAGCATCGAAGATATTGCACGTGTGCACCCACGCGGGTTTGTTGACGACCTGCTCGCCAGCGTCCCGTCCAAGGGTGTGGCGCACATCGATGCAGACACTGCCATGTCGCCTGGCTCTGGCGAGGCAGCTCTTCGTGCCGCCGGGGCTGTCTGCCGAGCAGTAGACGCTGTTGTGAGCGGCGATGCCCAGAATGCATTTTGTGCCGTGAGACCACCCGGGCATCACGCGGAGCCTGAAACCTCAATGGGGTTCTGCCTTTTCAACAACGTCGCCGTGGGCGCGCTTTATGCGCGCGAGAAGTTCGGCCTCGAAAAAGCGGCGGTGATCGACTTTGATGTGCATCACGGCAATGGTACCCAGGCCATGTTTGAGGCGGACGAGAACCTCTTCTATGCCTCCACCCACCAATCACCTCTCTATCCTGGCACTGGCGGTGCCAGCGAAACCGGCGTCGGCAACATCGTCAATGTACCCCTGGAACAGGGGGCGGACAGGGTCGTGTTTAGAGCGAGCTATGAGAAAGTGATTCTCCCGGCTTTGAGAGCCTTTGACCCGGACATCTTGTTTATTTCAGCGGGATTTGACGGCCATGCCGATGATCCCCTGGCTGGTCTCAATCTCTCAGAGCCAGATTATGTCTGGGTAACCAAGGAGTTGATGGATGTGGCCCAAAATGCGTGTGAAGGTCGCATTGTTTCGACCCTTGAGGGAGGTTATGACTTAGGCGCACTTGCACGGAGCACCAGCGCTCATGTAGCCACGCTAATGGGCCGCGACGTGTAA
- a CDS encoding TlyA family RNA methyltransferase (Derived by automated computational analysis using gene prediction method: Protein Homology.), which yields MTVRLDRALVERGFMPTRARAQAAIKAGRVRIDGATASKASQSVGANASLSIDGSGNQWVSRAALKLVGALEAYPLSQEGLIALDVGASTGGFTQVLLANGAAKVYAVDVGHGQLAPEIAEDARVISLEKTNAKDLTTDLITDSIDLIVSDVSFIGLEKALPAPLSLARVGSQLIALIKPQFEVGPGKVGKGGIVKDTGLHAEVCKRIQRWLENEMGWMVKGLIDSPIKGSDGNKEFLIYAEKS from the coding sequence ATGACTGTGCGGCTGGACCGCGCACTGGTCGAACGTGGGTTCATGCCGACCCGTGCCAGGGCACAGGCAGCAATCAAGGCTGGGCGAGTACGGATCGATGGAGCGACTGCATCAAAAGCATCCCAGTCGGTTGGAGCGAATGCCTCGCTCAGCATTGACGGGTCAGGTAACCAGTGGGTGTCACGAGCCGCGCTGAAGCTTGTGGGAGCGCTGGAGGCCTATCCGCTGAGCCAGGAAGGATTGATTGCGCTGGATGTCGGTGCATCAACTGGTGGCTTTACCCAAGTCTTGCTCGCCAATGGGGCCGCGAAAGTCTATGCGGTCGATGTGGGGCATGGGCAGCTTGCGCCGGAAATCGCGGAAGATGCCCGTGTGATCTCCTTAGAGAAGACAAATGCTAAAGATCTGACCACTGACCTCATCACAGATTCGATTGATCTTATTGTCAGTGACGTGAGCTTCATTGGCCTGGAAAAGGCACTACCAGCCCCGCTAAGCCTTGCTCGTGTTGGCTCACAGCTCATCGCCTTGATCAAGCCGCAGTTTGAAGTTGGTCCCGGTAAGGTAGGGAAGGGCGGCATCGTGAAAGATACGGGGCTTCACGCCGAAGTCTGCAAACGCATTCAAAGATGGCTTGAGAATGAGATGGGCTGGATGGTCAAAGGTCTGATAGACAGTCCCATCAAAGGCAGTGACGGTAACAAAGAATTTCTGATTTACGCGGAGAAGTCATGA
- a CDS encoding VOC family protein (Derived by automated computational analysis using gene prediction method: Protein Homology.), producing MIDTIDHIIIAVRDLGAAKSTYTRILGREPSWEGEHPGLGSSNLIYRLRNTYLEFVAATGEGQFADMIRTKLDQEGEGLMGLVFGTVNADACVRHLKAAGLNPTDPIPGGAKDAAGNERSWRNVMLVPEETGGLFMFVIEQEDRLAIPLSPAADGVNGRAAVDAVDHVVVNTPRPDELIAFFEGQLGLRLALDHTIEKWGVRQLFFRVGNVTLEVVTPTAKDEVPEKDSLWGIAYRAPDLALMQERLTQAGVNVSEVRTGRKKGTLVATVKPETHGIPTLLIGQDPTV from the coding sequence ATGATTGACACAATTGACCATATTATCATCGCTGTGCGGGACCTTGGCGCGGCCAAATCCACCTATACACGCATTCTGGGGCGCGAACCGTCCTGGGAAGGGGAGCATCCGGGACTTGGCTCTTCAAATCTCATATATCGTCTCAGAAACACCTATCTGGAGTTTGTGGCCGCGACCGGCGAGGGCCAATTCGCCGATATGATCCGCACAAAGCTCGACCAAGAGGGTGAGGGCTTGATGGGGCTGGTCTTTGGGACGGTGAATGCGGATGCTTGCGTACGGCATTTGAAAGCAGCAGGGCTCAATCCGACCGATCCCATTCCAGGCGGCGCAAAAGACGCGGCAGGCAATGAGCGGTCCTGGCGGAACGTTATGCTGGTACCAGAAGAAACCGGCGGCCTCTTCATGTTTGTGATTGAGCAGGAAGACCGCCTGGCAATCCCGCTTTCGCCAGCAGCTGATGGGGTGAATGGCCGGGCCGCCGTGGATGCGGTGGACCATGTGGTGGTCAATACGCCGCGGCCCGATGAGCTCATCGCCTTTTTTGAAGGACAGCTGGGTCTGCGTCTTGCACTCGACCACACGATTGAAAAATGGGGCGTCCGCCAGCTCTTCTTCCGCGTGGGGAATGTAACGCTCGAAGTTGTGACACCAACGGCAAAAGATGAAGTGCCGGAGAAAGACAGTCTCTGGGGTATTGCTTATCGCGCGCCTGACTTGGCCCTCATGCAGGAACGGCTGACGCAGGCAGGCGTGAATGTGTCAGAGGTGCGGACCGGGCGGAAGAAGGGCACATTGGTAGCAACCGTGAAGCCGGAGACTCACGGCATTCCAACCTTGCTGATTGGTCAGGATCCTACGGTTTAG
- a CDS encoding L-threonylcarbamoyladenylate synthase (Derived by automated computational analysis using gene prediction method: Protein Homology. GO_function: GO:0061710 - L-threonylcarbamoyladenylate synthase [Evidence IEA]; GO_process: GO:0006400 - tRNA modification [Evidence IEA]), with protein MTPELLTPEAENLDRAASALRAGTLVAFPTETVYGLGADATNDDAVAAIFATKKRPTFNPLIVHVNDVSEAETYAEIDDVGHLLAEHFWPGGLTLVVPRSVDCGLSLLVSAGLDTVALRVPAHDVAQRLLDAVARPLAAPSANPSGRLSPTEAAHVMEGLGGEDALSYVIDGGPCSLGLESTVVGLPTIGPPTLLRPGAIPRSDIEAVLGHALADPEAPGGEEGRSSPGMLASHYAPNASLRLNATDCGEDEMLLGFGDVDCALNLSASGDVSEAAANLFSMLRKLDAEADGKSLAVSPIPMEGLGEAINDRLARAAAPRN; from the coding sequence GTGACACCTGAACTTTTAACCCCTGAAGCCGAAAATCTCGACCGCGCCGCGAGCGCCTTACGCGCTGGCACGCTTGTCGCGTTTCCCACAGAAACCGTCTATGGCCTTGGTGCGGATGCAACGAATGACGATGCGGTGGCTGCGATTTTCGCCACAAAAAAGCGCCCAACCTTTAACCCGCTGATTGTCCACGTGAACGACGTCTCAGAGGCCGAGACATATGCGGAGATTGATGATGTGGGGCATCTGCTGGCTGAACATTTCTGGCCTGGCGGGCTGACACTCGTCGTGCCGCGCTCTGTAGATTGCGGCCTGTCGCTGCTCGTGAGTGCTGGCCTCGATACGGTTGCGCTCAGAGTACCCGCGCATGATGTGGCGCAGCGCCTGCTGGACGCCGTCGCGCGACCGCTTGCGGCACCTTCTGCCAACCCTTCCGGACGCTTGAGCCCGACAGAGGCTGCCCACGTGATGGAGGGGCTCGGCGGTGAAGACGCTCTTTCCTATGTCATAGACGGGGGGCCCTGCAGCCTCGGACTTGAGTCAACGGTGGTGGGTCTTCCGACAATCGGGCCTCCCACCCTGCTTCGGCCCGGGGCCATTCCGCGCAGCGACATTGAAGCGGTTCTGGGGCACGCCCTCGCCGACCCGGAAGCCCCCGGCGGCGAGGAGGGTCGGTCTTCACCTGGCATGCTGGCGAGCCACTACGCGCCCAACGCATCGCTTCGTCTCAACGCAACCGACTGCGGCGAGGACGAAATGTTGCTCGGATTTGGAGATGTGGACTGCGCGCTCAACCTCAGCGCCAGCGGAGATGTGAGCGAAGCTGCCGCCAATCTTTTTTCCATGCTGCGGAAGCTAGATGCTGAAGCTGACGGCAAAAGTCTCGCCGTCAGCCCCATCCCGATGGAGGGGCTCGGCGAAGCGATCAATGATCGGCTCGCACGTGCAGCCGCACCCAGGAACTAA
- a CDS encoding acyl-CoA dehydrogenase (Derived by automated computational analysis using gene prediction method: Protein Homology.): MTYRAPVQDMAFTLKSLAGLDRLQASGAFPDLSDDLIDAVLEEASKLAADVIAPINQTGDNTHPVLTDEGVVTSPGYADAYKQWVEGGWGSILGSPEFGGQGLPVALAAAMQEMWNAGSMGFGLCPLLSQGIVEALTAHGTEEQKATYLPKLISGEWTGTMNLTEPQAGSDLNALKAKAEPQSDGTYLITGTKIFITYGDHDFTDNIIHLVLARLPDAPAGTRGISLFLVPKVMVNEDGSLGARNDAKCIGLEEKLGIHGSPTCVMSFGEEGGAVGYLVGQENKGLACMFTMMNNARLFVGIQGVAVAERAYQQALAYALDRKQGRPEGVDVPAGEMGAIIGHPDVRRMLMTMKSLTEASRAICYANAVAIDTAHNGVDDAAKAVGQARSDLLTPIAKAWSTDIGVEVASIGLQIHGGMGFVEETGAAQHYRDARIAPIYEGTNGIQAIDLVSRKLPLGDGEVVKAYLAEIRETAEAAAAHNDADLNIAGHALSDALDALEEATDWMVETAKSSVQDCLAGATPYAKLFGNVAGGHYLTRGALAAVESPDDSYLASKKATARFFAENTLPTCAGLVTPATAGAASLFALDEQQLGA; the protein is encoded by the coding sequence ATGACCTATCGCGCACCCGTCCAGGACATGGCATTTACCCTCAAATCCCTCGCGGGCCTGGACAGGTTGCAGGCATCCGGTGCCTTTCCCGATTTGAGCGATGATCTCATCGACGCGGTGCTTGAGGAAGCATCAAAGCTTGCTGCTGACGTGATAGCCCCGATCAATCAGACGGGCGACAACACCCATCCTGTGCTGACCGACGAAGGTGTTGTGACCTCGCCGGGCTATGCAGATGCCTACAAGCAGTGGGTTGAGGGGGGCTGGGGCTCCATTTTGGGCAGCCCGGAATTTGGCGGCCAGGGGCTCCCGGTTGCGCTCGCCGCTGCCATGCAGGAAATGTGGAACGCGGGCAGCATGGGCTTTGGCCTGTGCCCACTTCTGTCCCAAGGCATCGTTGAAGCGCTGACCGCCCACGGCACAGAAGAGCAGAAGGCAACCTATCTGCCGAAACTGATCTCCGGTGAATGGACCGGAACGATGAACCTGACGGAGCCTCAGGCGGGGTCTGACCTGAATGCGTTGAAAGCGAAAGCAGAGCCCCAGAGTGACGGCACGTATCTGATCACGGGCACGAAGATCTTTATCACCTACGGCGATCACGACTTTACCGACAACATCATCCACCTGGTTCTGGCCCGTCTGCCGGATGCGCCAGCGGGCACCCGCGGCATTTCGCTCTTCTTGGTGCCAAAGGTCATGGTCAATGAGGACGGGTCCCTTGGCGCGCGCAATGATGCGAAATGCATCGGGCTGGAGGAAAAGCTCGGCATCCACGGAAGCCCCACCTGCGTCATGTCCTTTGGCGAAGAAGGCGGTGCAGTCGGCTACCTGGTCGGCCAGGAAAACAAAGGCCTCGCCTGCATGTTCACGATGATGAACAACGCTCGTCTCTTTGTGGGCATACAGGGCGTCGCGGTTGCAGAGCGCGCCTATCAGCAGGCGCTGGCTTATGCGCTTGACCGCAAACAGGGCCGGCCTGAAGGCGTGGATGTTCCAGCCGGCGAGATGGGGGCAATCATCGGCCACCCGGACGTGCGCCGGATGCTCATGACTATGAAGTCGCTGACCGAAGCATCGCGCGCCATTTGCTATGCCAATGCGGTTGCAATTGACACCGCCCACAATGGAGTGGATGACGCTGCCAAAGCGGTGGGCCAGGCAAGATCAGACCTCCTAACACCCATCGCCAAGGCCTGGAGTACTGATATAGGTGTCGAAGTTGCCTCCATCGGTCTGCAGATTCATGGCGGCATGGGCTTTGTCGAAGAGACAGGCGCCGCTCAACACTATCGCGACGCCCGCATCGCCCCGATCTATGAGGGCACGAATGGCATTCAGGCGATTGACCTTGTCTCCCGGAAGCTGCCACTCGGCGATGGAGAGGTCGTTAAAGCCTATCTCGCAGAAATCCGTGAGACCGCTGAAGCTGCCGCCGCGCACAATGATGCGGATCTGAACATTGCAGGCCATGCCCTCAGTGATGCGCTCGACGCGTTGGAAGAAGCGACCGACTGGATGGTGGAGACGGCCAAAAGCAGCGTTCAGGATTGTCTGGCTGGCGCCACGCCTTACGCGAAGCTTTTCGGCAATGTTGCCGGGGGACATTATCTAACCAGGGGTGCGCTTGCTGCCGTTGAGAGCCCGGACGATTCGTATCTCGCGTCTAAAAAAGCCACAGCGCGCTTTTTCGCGGAGAATACGCTGCCCACATGCGCCGGTCTTGTGACGCCAGCGACGGCAGGGGCAGCCTCACTTTTCGCGCTGGACGAGCAGCAGTTGGGCGCCTGA
- a CDS encoding exodeoxyribonuclease VII small subunit (Derived by automated computational analysis using gene prediction method: Protein Homology. GO_function: GO:0008855 - exodeoxyribonuclease VII activity [Evidence IEA]; GO_process: GO:0006308 - DNA catabolic process [Evidence IEA]), with protein MAASKSAAPAEIAKMSFEAALAELEEIVRQLESGEAELEKSIELYERGNLLKAHCETRLQSAQAKVEKITLSANGDVGAEPANIE; from the coding sequence ATGGCGGCCAGTAAATCAGCGGCACCAGCCGAGATTGCGAAAATGAGTTTCGAGGCAGCCCTCGCTGAGTTGGAAGAAATTGTCCGCCAACTGGAGTCCGGTGAAGCTGAACTGGAAAAATCCATCGAGCTTTACGAGCGCGGAAATCTTCTGAAAGCCCATTGCGAGACCCGTTTGCAATCAGCGCAAGCCAAGGTCGAAAAGATTACCCTGTCTGCGAATGGTGATGTGGGCGCTGAGCCTGCAAACATTGAGTGA